Proteins encoded in a region of the Magallana gigas chromosome 8, xbMagGiga1.1, whole genome shotgun sequence genome:
- the LOC105326524 gene encoding uncharacterized protein isoform X1 — protein sequence MNPMGYSSLTEGNHREDVTREDLIRDYFYGGYTNLEICGILLLRHEIVISIRHLKRILAMMGLRRRMLQNTVEASYAIMEELNGSGSSLGCRGLQRRLLSHGLVVSRLGICTSCQKRVVGNKEQNILEQVLAIQKELDPIGVLERKQRRLKRRVYHNKGPNYLLHVDGYDKLKRFGFAIHGCVCGFSRRVLWLRVGRSNNDPKVIASYFLDFLRELRGVPRCIRSDEGTENCIIADIQRAFRWYHDDDMAGEKSFLTGSSPSNQRIERWWLSNKQGGGQFWIEFFSNLEHMGKFSTSDHVQLECLRFCFTKLVQDDLNRCAQEWNQHRIRHTKSAELPGGKPDLMYYLPELYGTHDFKMEIDMADVDAAEEFCIYQSAFGCLPEFEEECKNIMFENSLLLPTNHSEALALYEWLVSYFNA from the exons ATGAACCCAATGGGATATTCGTCTTTGACAGAAGGCAATCACAGGGAAGACGTTACtc gAGAAGACCTCATTCGAGACTATTTCTACGGTGGGTACACAAATCTAGAGATTTGTGGTATCCTGCTTTTACGACATGAAATAGTTATCAG TATAAGACATCTGAAAAGAATATTGGCGATGATGGGACTAAGAAGACGAATGCTGCAAAACACTGTTGAGGCATCTTATGCTATCATG gaGGAATTAAATGGAAGTGGTTCTTCTCTTGGATGTCGTGGACTACAGCGTCGTCTTTTGTCACATGGACTCGTGGTTTCAAGGTTGGGTATTTGTACATCATGCCAGAAAAGGGTAGTAGGCAATAAGGAACAAAATATACt AGAACAGGTTTTGGCCATTCAAAAGGAACTGGACCCTATTGGTGTTTTGGAAAGAAAACAGAGGCGTCTAAAGAGAAGAGTATATCATAACAAAGGCCCTAATTATCTATTGCATGTCGATGGATATGATAAGCTTAAAAGATTCGGTTTCGCAATTCATGGATGTGTTTGcgg attttctCGACGTGTGTTGTGGCTAAGAGTAGGCAGATCAAACAATGATCCCAAGGTGATCGCCtcatattttttggatttcttAAGAGAATTGAGAG GAGTTCCAAGGTGTATAAGATCAGATGAAGGAACAGAAAACTGCATCATCGCTGATATTCAAAGGGCTTTTCGGTGGTATCATGATGATGATATGGCTGGAGAGAAAAGTTTTCTTACAGGATCATCACCTTCAAATCaa AGAATCGAACGATGGTGGTTGTCCAACAAACAAGGTGGTGGACAATTCTGGATTGAATTTTTCAGCAATTTGGAGCACATGGGAAAGTTTTCTACCTCGGACCATGTTCAGCT GGAATGTCTACGATTTTGCTTCACAAAACTTGTGCAGGATGATCTTAATAGATGTGCTCAGGAGTGGAATCAACACAGAATTCGACACACAAAGTCTGCTGAATTGCCTGGTGGAAAACCAGACTTGATGTATTATCTTCCAGAGTTATACG GTACACATGATTTCAAAATGGAGATAGATATGGCTGATGTGGATGCAGCTGAAGAATTTTGCATTTATCAAAGTGCTTTTGGGTGTTTGCCAGAATTTGAAGAGGAATGTAAAAACATTATGTTTGAAAATTCGCTGTTGTTGCCAACAAATCATAGTGAAGCACTTGCATTGTATGAATGGCTCGTATCTTACTTTAATGCATGA
- the LOC105326524 gene encoding uncharacterized protein isoform X3, with protein MMGLRRRMLQNTVEASYAIMEELNGSGSSLGCRGLQRRLLSHGLVVSRLGICTSCQKRVVGNKEQNILEQVLAIQKELDPIGVLERKQRRLKRRVYHNKGPNYLLHVDGYDKLKRFGFAIHGCVCGFSRRVLWLRVGRSNNDPKVIASYFLDFLRELRGVPRCIRSDEGTENCIIADIQRAFRWYHDDDMAGEKSFLTGSSPSNQRIERWWLSNKQGGGQFWIEFFSNLEHMGKFSTSDHVQLECLRFCFTKLVQDDLNRCAQEWNQHRIRHTKSAELPGGKPDLMYYLPELYGTHDFKMEIDMADVDAAEEFCIYQSAFGCLPEFEEECKNIMFENSLLLPTNHSEALALYEWLVSYFNA; from the exons ATGATGGGACTAAGAAGACGAATGCTGCAAAACACTGTTGAGGCATCTTATGCTATCATG gaGGAATTAAATGGAAGTGGTTCTTCTCTTGGATGTCGTGGACTACAGCGTCGTCTTTTGTCACATGGACTCGTGGTTTCAAGGTTGGGTATTTGTACATCATGCCAGAAAAGGGTAGTAGGCAATAAGGAACAAAATATACt AGAACAGGTTTTGGCCATTCAAAAGGAACTGGACCCTATTGGTGTTTTGGAAAGAAAACAGAGGCGTCTAAAGAGAAGAGTATATCATAACAAAGGCCCTAATTATCTATTGCATGTCGATGGATATGATAAGCTTAAAAGATTCGGTTTCGCAATTCATGGATGTGTTTGcgg attttctCGACGTGTGTTGTGGCTAAGAGTAGGCAGATCAAACAATGATCCCAAGGTGATCGCCtcatattttttggatttcttAAGAGAATTGAGAG GAGTTCCAAGGTGTATAAGATCAGATGAAGGAACAGAAAACTGCATCATCGCTGATATTCAAAGGGCTTTTCGGTGGTATCATGATGATGATATGGCTGGAGAGAAAAGTTTTCTTACAGGATCATCACCTTCAAATCaa AGAATCGAACGATGGTGGTTGTCCAACAAACAAGGTGGTGGACAATTCTGGATTGAATTTTTCAGCAATTTGGAGCACATGGGAAAGTTTTCTACCTCGGACCATGTTCAGCT GGAATGTCTACGATTTTGCTTCACAAAACTTGTGCAGGATGATCTTAATAGATGTGCTCAGGAGTGGAATCAACACAGAATTCGACACACAAAGTCTGCTGAATTGCCTGGTGGAAAACCAGACTTGATGTATTATCTTCCAGAGTTATACG GTACACATGATTTCAAAATGGAGATAGATATGGCTGATGTGGATGCAGCTGAAGAATTTTGCATTTATCAAAGTGCTTTTGGGTGTTTGCCAGAATTTGAAGAGGAATGTAAAAACATTATGTTTGAAAATTCGCTGTTGTTGCCAACAAATCATAGTGAAGCACTTGCATTGTATGAATGGCTCGTATCTTACTTTAATGCATGA
- the LOC105326524 gene encoding uncharacterized protein isoform X5, producing MNPMGYSSLTEGNHREDVTREDLIRDYFYGGYTNLEICGILLLRHEIVISIRHLKRILAMMGLRRRMLQNTVEASYAIMEELNGSGSSLGCRGLQRRLLSHGLVVSRFSRRVLWLRVGRSNNDPKVIASYFLDFLRELRGVPRCIRSDEGTENCIIADIQRAFRWYHDDDMAGEKSFLTGSSPSNQRIERWWLSNKQGGGQFWIEFFSNLEHMGKFSTSDHVQLECLRFCFTKLVQDDLNRCAQEWNQHRIRHTKSAELPGGKPDLMYYLPELYGTHDFKMEIDMADVDAAEEFCIYQSAFGCLPEFEEECKNIMFENSLLLPTNHSEALALYEWLVSYFNA from the exons ATGAACCCAATGGGATATTCGTCTTTGACAGAAGGCAATCACAGGGAAGACGTTACtc gAGAAGACCTCATTCGAGACTATTTCTACGGTGGGTACACAAATCTAGAGATTTGTGGTATCCTGCTTTTACGACATGAAATAGTTATCAG TATAAGACATCTGAAAAGAATATTGGCGATGATGGGACTAAGAAGACGAATGCTGCAAAACACTGTTGAGGCATCTTATGCTATCATG gaGGAATTAAATGGAAGTGGTTCTTCTCTTGGATGTCGTGGACTACAGCGTCGTCTTTTGTCACATGGACTCGTGGTTTCAAG attttctCGACGTGTGTTGTGGCTAAGAGTAGGCAGATCAAACAATGATCCCAAGGTGATCGCCtcatattttttggatttcttAAGAGAATTGAGAG GAGTTCCAAGGTGTATAAGATCAGATGAAGGAACAGAAAACTGCATCATCGCTGATATTCAAAGGGCTTTTCGGTGGTATCATGATGATGATATGGCTGGAGAGAAAAGTTTTCTTACAGGATCATCACCTTCAAATCaa AGAATCGAACGATGGTGGTTGTCCAACAAACAAGGTGGTGGACAATTCTGGATTGAATTTTTCAGCAATTTGGAGCACATGGGAAAGTTTTCTACCTCGGACCATGTTCAGCT GGAATGTCTACGATTTTGCTTCACAAAACTTGTGCAGGATGATCTTAATAGATGTGCTCAGGAGTGGAATCAACACAGAATTCGACACACAAAGTCTGCTGAATTGCCTGGTGGAAAACCAGACTTGATGTATTATCTTCCAGAGTTATACG GTACACATGATTTCAAAATGGAGATAGATATGGCTGATGTGGATGCAGCTGAAGAATTTTGCATTTATCAAAGTGCTTTTGGGTGTTTGCCAGAATTTGAAGAGGAATGTAAAAACATTATGTTTGAAAATTCGCTGTTGTTGCCAACAAATCATAGTGAAGCACTTGCATTGTATGAATGGCTCGTATCTTACTTTAATGCATGA
- the LOC105326524 gene encoding uncharacterized protein isoform X2: MNPMGYSSLTEGNHREDVTREDLIRDYFYGGYTNLEICGILLLRHEIVISIRHLKRILAMMGLRRRMLQNTVEASYAIMEELNGSGSSLGCRGLQRRLLSHGLVVSREQVLAIQKELDPIGVLERKQRRLKRRVYHNKGPNYLLHVDGYDKLKRFGFAIHGCVCGFSRRVLWLRVGRSNNDPKVIASYFLDFLRELRGVPRCIRSDEGTENCIIADIQRAFRWYHDDDMAGEKSFLTGSSPSNQRIERWWLSNKQGGGQFWIEFFSNLEHMGKFSTSDHVQLECLRFCFTKLVQDDLNRCAQEWNQHRIRHTKSAELPGGKPDLMYYLPELYGTHDFKMEIDMADVDAAEEFCIYQSAFGCLPEFEEECKNIMFENSLLLPTNHSEALALYEWLVSYFNA; encoded by the exons ATGAACCCAATGGGATATTCGTCTTTGACAGAAGGCAATCACAGGGAAGACGTTACtc gAGAAGACCTCATTCGAGACTATTTCTACGGTGGGTACACAAATCTAGAGATTTGTGGTATCCTGCTTTTACGACATGAAATAGTTATCAG TATAAGACATCTGAAAAGAATATTGGCGATGATGGGACTAAGAAGACGAATGCTGCAAAACACTGTTGAGGCATCTTATGCTATCATG gaGGAATTAAATGGAAGTGGTTCTTCTCTTGGATGTCGTGGACTACAGCGTCGTCTTTTGTCACATGGACTCGTGGTTTCAAG AGAACAGGTTTTGGCCATTCAAAAGGAACTGGACCCTATTGGTGTTTTGGAAAGAAAACAGAGGCGTCTAAAGAGAAGAGTATATCATAACAAAGGCCCTAATTATCTATTGCATGTCGATGGATATGATAAGCTTAAAAGATTCGGTTTCGCAATTCATGGATGTGTTTGcgg attttctCGACGTGTGTTGTGGCTAAGAGTAGGCAGATCAAACAATGATCCCAAGGTGATCGCCtcatattttttggatttcttAAGAGAATTGAGAG GAGTTCCAAGGTGTATAAGATCAGATGAAGGAACAGAAAACTGCATCATCGCTGATATTCAAAGGGCTTTTCGGTGGTATCATGATGATGATATGGCTGGAGAGAAAAGTTTTCTTACAGGATCATCACCTTCAAATCaa AGAATCGAACGATGGTGGTTGTCCAACAAACAAGGTGGTGGACAATTCTGGATTGAATTTTTCAGCAATTTGGAGCACATGGGAAAGTTTTCTACCTCGGACCATGTTCAGCT GGAATGTCTACGATTTTGCTTCACAAAACTTGTGCAGGATGATCTTAATAGATGTGCTCAGGAGTGGAATCAACACAGAATTCGACACACAAAGTCTGCTGAATTGCCTGGTGGAAAACCAGACTTGATGTATTATCTTCCAGAGTTATACG GTACACATGATTTCAAAATGGAGATAGATATGGCTGATGTGGATGCAGCTGAAGAATTTTGCATTTATCAAAGTGCTTTTGGGTGTTTGCCAGAATTTGAAGAGGAATGTAAAAACATTATGTTTGAAAATTCGCTGTTGTTGCCAACAAATCATAGTGAAGCACTTGCATTGTATGAATGGCTCGTATCTTACTTTAATGCATGA
- the LOC105326524 gene encoding uncharacterized protein isoform X4: MNPMGYSSLTEGNHREDVTREDLIRDYFYGGYTNLEICGILLLRHEIVISIRHLKRILAMMGLRRRMLQNTVEASYAIMEELNGSGSSLGCRGLQRRLLSHGLVVSRLGICTSCQKRVVGNKEQNILEQVLAIQKELDPIGVLERKQRRLKRRVYHNKGPNYLLHVDGYDKLKRFGFAIHGCVCGFSRRVLWLRVGRSNNDPKVIASYFLDFLRELRGVPRCIRSDEGTENCIIADIQRAFRWYHDDDMAGEKSFLTGSSPSNQRIERWWLSNKQGGGQFWIEFFSNLEHMGKFSTSDHVQLECLRFCFTKLVQDDLNRCAQEWNQHRIRHTKSAELPGGKPDLMYYLPELYGKYT; this comes from the exons ATGAACCCAATGGGATATTCGTCTTTGACAGAAGGCAATCACAGGGAAGACGTTACtc gAGAAGACCTCATTCGAGACTATTTCTACGGTGGGTACACAAATCTAGAGATTTGTGGTATCCTGCTTTTACGACATGAAATAGTTATCAG TATAAGACATCTGAAAAGAATATTGGCGATGATGGGACTAAGAAGACGAATGCTGCAAAACACTGTTGAGGCATCTTATGCTATCATG gaGGAATTAAATGGAAGTGGTTCTTCTCTTGGATGTCGTGGACTACAGCGTCGTCTTTTGTCACATGGACTCGTGGTTTCAAGGTTGGGTATTTGTACATCATGCCAGAAAAGGGTAGTAGGCAATAAGGAACAAAATATACt AGAACAGGTTTTGGCCATTCAAAAGGAACTGGACCCTATTGGTGTTTTGGAAAGAAAACAGAGGCGTCTAAAGAGAAGAGTATATCATAACAAAGGCCCTAATTATCTATTGCATGTCGATGGATATGATAAGCTTAAAAGATTCGGTTTCGCAATTCATGGATGTGTTTGcgg attttctCGACGTGTGTTGTGGCTAAGAGTAGGCAGATCAAACAATGATCCCAAGGTGATCGCCtcatattttttggatttcttAAGAGAATTGAGAG GAGTTCCAAGGTGTATAAGATCAGATGAAGGAACAGAAAACTGCATCATCGCTGATATTCAAAGGGCTTTTCGGTGGTATCATGATGATGATATGGCTGGAGAGAAAAGTTTTCTTACAGGATCATCACCTTCAAATCaa AGAATCGAACGATGGTGGTTGTCCAACAAACAAGGTGGTGGACAATTCTGGATTGAATTTTTCAGCAATTTGGAGCACATGGGAAAGTTTTCTACCTCGGACCATGTTCAGCT GGAATGTCTACGATTTTGCTTCACAAAACTTGTGCAGGATGATCTTAATAGATGTGCTCAGGAGTGGAATCAACACAGAATTCGACACACAAAGTCTGCTGAATTGCCTGGTGGAAAACCAGACTTGATGTATTATCTTCCAGAGTTATACGGCAA GTACACATGA